Part of the Deltaproteobacteria bacterium genome is shown below.
TCAATCGTATTTCTAAAGAGACCTTCCAACGCGCTAAGAACTTCTTCGGTGAAGAGATTTGCTCGTTGTAAATAAATATCCATAAAAATTTTTAATGGCCCATCCTGATTCAATAGTCGTTGACGGTACGCGAAAAATCGAAGAACCAACTCGACATCATCCATTCGACGAAAAATATCATTTTCACGGGTAATCTCATTAATTTCTCCACCCGCCAACTCAGTCTCATCAGGTTCGGGAATTCCCCACGTTCGACAAAGCGCAGGGGTTCGACTCAACTTTATGCACAACCGGTTCATCTTGCCATCGAATATTGCATTACGGCTTTCCTGGTCGGACAGGCTTACACCACCACTATTGATCCGCTCGAATACTAACTGCTTTAGGCGTTGAGCTTCAGTTGGATCACTAGCGGTTTCGCGCATCAGAACCACTGAAGATAAATATCTGCGATCCACACCACGCCGAACAGCTTCTGGTAAAGTCTCATATGTTCGGCCATTTAATTCCGGCCATTCTTCTAAACCCGCCAATATCAATTTGCTCTGATAGAAATCGCTAATAGTAGTTAATCGCTGCAATCCGTCCATTACTTCATATTTAGCATAGCCTACTTCATACAAAAATACTGGGGGTATCGGTACGTTAATGATGAATGATTCAATCAAGCGAGATTTTTTTATGTTGTCCCACCGATGTCTTCTTTGGAAATCCGGGTCGAGCCGATAGTCTGAACTCGCAACCATTTGCGGAATTTGAGGCAATGGATACCTCGCTTGTTCTGTAACTATTCGGACAGCGCCAGCGTTGTATCTTTCGTTCAAAGCATCGTCACTTGCTTGAGTTGGGTTCGGACCTTTCTCCACAGTAAAATCGATCTTTTCATTTTCAAAAAGAAAATCTGATTGCATATTCTGAACCATCCCGTGGGAAGAGTTAAAACTTTTCAATATTTCTTTTGAGCATACTCTCCTTAAAACATAAGAAAATTATGCGGGCTGGGAGAGGAAGGCTCAGAAATCCGTATAGTAGAATATACCAAAAATTGTCAAAATTCAACATACATTGAAGAACTTGATCGCTCGGGACGTAAGCACCATCTGAATTACCGGCTTCCCGACCTGCCCAATGAGCCCGAAGTATGCGGCCGGGCAAACGGTTTGATAGCGCGCGCCCTGGCTGCTCTTGCCTCAAGGTTCAACAGCACGGATGTCAAGGTGGACGTGACCGTTGGAAACGCTGCCCGAATATGGAAGCTATACGGCACGATGGCGTGCAAGGGTGATGACACCCCCGGCAGGCCACACCGCATAAGCTCCCTGTTTAAAGGTGCCCCCCTGGTACTTGGGGATGTCCCCGTATCAGACAGAGATGCGTTGGAGCGACTTGCCGCCACGGCTCCGACTGCTGCAGGAAAGGGTCGGCAACGTCAGCCATCGTCACCCGGAAAAAACAAGTCTCTTCCTCAAGACGGAAATCTTGGGCCGATAAATATTCCCGCTTATTTGAATCATTACGGTGTCACTTTTAGAGGCACCAAGCAGGAAGGGGCCGCGACGTATTATCTGCTGGAAAACTGCGTATTCGATCCTGAGCATACGGACGGCAAGGCCGCCATAATCGGATCTCCTGAGCCCCCCTATCTTTCTTACGCCTGCTTTCATCAAAGCTGTTCAGGCAAAACCTGGAAGGAAGCCAGAACGGCCATATCCGGCGATGACCCGTTGGCGCGTTTTTGTGACGGATACGACCCTGACTGGCAACCGGAACGCAAAAAACGAATGTTGCGCGACCGCTCCGGCAATGAGCCTGCGGCGATTTGTGAATCGGCGGGAAATGTTGACAAAAGCAACCTATTTGACGTTGATTTTGAGGCCCTGCCTTCAATTCCGACACCCAAAGAAGTTGACCCGCTATTATTTTTCGATCTTGGGCCTGAAGGGAAACGCAAAAGGGGCAGCTTTGTTGAAATGAAGATGGCGCAATACCTTTCCCTGTATTTTGCGCCCATCCTTAAAACCAACGGAAAATTCTATCAATTTAAAGATGGGGTTTGGAAAATCCTTTCCGAGACCGTGATAGAAAAAGCAGTGGCGCATTCGCTGAAAAACCTCTGCAAGGCTCCACATCTGGACAGTTCTATAAGAGTGTTCGGAGCACAGGTAGGCCAGGAAGAGGAGGAGTGGCCCGATTATCCCAACCTGATCAACTGCAAAAACGGCATGGTGAATATGGAGGCCGACTATTTGGAGTTCAAAGGCAAGAGCAGAGACGTTTTGCTCCCTCACGATCCCAAGTACGGCAGCCGGGTGCAACTGCCTGTCGAATACGATCCTGAGGCAACGTGCCCCAGGTGGGAACAATTTTTACAGGAAATTTTTCCGACAAGCCCGGAAAGGGCGGCTTTGCTGCAGCTATTTTCGGGTTACGTGCTCTTGCCGCATACAAAATTTGAAAAGGCCCTGTTCCTTTTCGGGACCGGAGCCAATGGCAAGAGCACGGTCATCTCCGTGCTGGAAAAGATACTTGGGCCTGAAAACGTTTGTACTGTCTCATTGAGCGAGCTCAGCAGACCATTTTCGGTTCTGTCCTTGCAGAATAAGCTGCTTTCTGTGGCCTCTGAAATGGAAACCAAAGAGGCGCAAAGCACGGAGGTTTTAAAGAAGGTCATATCCGGCGACTCCATATCGGGGGAGGAAAAATTCGGAAAGCGGATCGAATTCAAAAGCTGCGTCAAATTCATGTTCGCCATGAACAACCCACCCGCCGTCTCGGATAAGACTGAAGGCTTCAAACGAAAAATTCTGGTGTTATATTTCGACCAGAGGATTCCTGACTCAAAAATGGACAGGGGCCTGGTTGAGCACCTTGTACGTGAAGAATCCGCCGGGATATTCGCCTGGATGGTCATGGGGGCTGCAATTTTAAACAAGAAGGGCGGCTTCCTGAACCTTGGAAAGATTGTTGAAAACGACACGAACAGCTTTATGCATACCTTGAATCCGCTTTTGGACTTTCTGGATGAGAAAACCCACCTGGACCCGGAAGCAAGCGTGCCGAGTGATGATTTTTATCGGGCGTACAAGGCTTGGAGCGAAGACAGCGGCTTGAGGCCTTTGGGCAAAGTTCAGCTAAATTTGCAGCTTCTAAGCGCCATGCCCAAGGTGAGCAAGAAAAAGATAACGGTCCCATTCGGTGGAACCGAGAGCCGCCGCCACTGCTATACGGGCATAAGACTTCTGTCATAGGGCTGAGCCATGCACAAATGACGCGAGGAATTAATAAGGGTTGTGGGTTTTAAGGTGGAGCAAGCCCCGTGACGATATTTGAAAAAGCCTTAGTACCGGTCTGGAGTACCGTTGCCGCCGCAGCGCCGTTGTTCGGCATGGGCGAAAGGCGCGTGATAGAGCTTATCCGCTCCGGCATGGTAAAGGGTTATCAGGCGAACCAGCAGGACGACGCCCGGCGCTCGTGGTGGGTGGACACCAGGAGCCTTGACCGGTATCACGGAGACAGGGCGGCACAATACCAGGGCGAAGCGGATCTTGTGGCGCAGGACGCCCTTCGCAGGATGCGCAAATGAATCCTTCTTGCCCAACAGATAGTCTTCGTGCTACCTTTCCCTCCATGAGACTTTTTGAACGAAACGGCATATGGTACGTCCAGGTTCGCAGAGGCCAGAAAATCAGCCTCAAAACCTCGGACCGCAAGGTGGCAGAGTCCGCCTTCCGCAAGATGCAAAAAGAGGCTCTTGAGGGTCGTTTGTTCCAGTTGGACAAATCCGCCCGCATCCCCCTCCGGCAATGGGGAGAGGAATATCTCAAAAGCCGGGGGCACTTGGCTGACGGCACCCTCAAAAAAGACCGTATGGTCCTGGGGCTTTTGGGCGATGTGATCGGCCACGACATCGCAATTAAAGCTGTGACTAAAGCGAAACTGGACGAGTTCGTCCGCGCATGTCTCGCCCGTGGCGTATCCAAGCCAGGACTCAACTCCTATCTCCGCCACATCAGGGCCTGCCTCAATGCCGCCGAGGAGGCAGGGTACCTGGAAAAGCCCGTCAAGACCAAGATGGTCAGGGAGCCTTCCAGGTATCCAGGCATCCTGTCCCCGGAGCAAATCGCACAGGTAATCGCCTATGCCGAAATCCATGACCCGGAGATGGCCCGCATAATCCGTTTCGCCGTGTGGACCGGCTGTCGTCGCGTGGAAATCATCGGGCTGCGGTGGGAGCACGTTAAAGGAGACCTTGTCCATATTATAGGCAAAGGCGACAAGGAGCGGCACGTACCTCTGCTGTCAGGGGCGCTGGAAGCGATGGGAGATGTCAAGCATATCGGCCCGGTCTTCTGGCAGGTTCACCCGGATGTTGTCACCCATCATTTTAAAGACATTGCCCGCGCCTGTGGCATGGAAAACGTCCATTTCCACAATTTAAGGCACAGCTCAGCCACACAGATGCTTTCTTCCGGGATTCCGCTCCACATGGTCCAGGAAGTTTTGGGCCATTCCAGCATCGCAACGACACAAATTTACGCCAAGGTTTTAAAGGAGACTTTGACCAAGGAGATGCAGAAACTCAAGTGGTGATGCACCCAAAAGGCACCCAAGCCGCTATAACCATCTGAAATCATTCACCGCGCCAAAGCACTTAAAATCCCTCGATTCTTGCAATCGTGCCGGTTCGATTCCGGCTCCGGGCACCAGTAAAATCTGTACCACAATCGGTTCTGTCCAGACTGCGGTGGTGGCCTGAAAAGGCTTGTAAGGCATGCTCCAAGCCATACCGGCCAGCGCGGCCTTGTGCATTTATTGCGGCAGAGCGCTGAAGGTGAGCGATGATTTGCCCTTGAACGCAACAGTGGCCAGAATGCCGTCCGATGCCGTTGCAAGATATGTGATGTCGGCCTGATCCAGTTGAGCCGATAGAGCGATGCCGTCTTTGATGCGCAAGTTTACCAGATGCCTGTTGAGCATCGAAAGCCGTTTCGCAACCTCCGCCCTGATGTCCCAGTTGAGTTCACCCTGTATGCTTTTCACAAAATCATCATGCAGAAGGTAATCGGCGGTCTTGACCAGAAGATTATAGGTATCAAGGTCGTAGTCGAGCTCCTCCACCCAGAGCCGGTACGTTTCCGGGCTGAAGCGCAGCTTGCCGGTAAGGAACACGCTTCCCTTGGTATCGAAGGCCATTCCGGGCGAACGGGCGAGGAAATCTGCGCGCACCACGAGCGCCGGGCCGTTGCCGTAAATGTCGATGCCGGAGAGCGTCACCGTAACGTTCTTTTTTACCTTGTACTTTCGCCCGACCAACACCTTGCCCGCTATTTCCCGCGCCTGGCCGTAGTGGAGCTTGACCGGCGCGTTAATCACGAAACCGGGCTTTACCTCGCCCTTTTGAAGAGGTGGCAGGGGGCCGACTTCCCGGTCTGCCGGGCATGGCCCCACAAAGGTCGAGACCAACGCGTTCAAGCCCACAAGGATTCTGACCGCGTCCCCATCCTGGCCGAAACCGGAGTAGCTGAAATGATTCGGCGTTATGACCAGCCAGGTCTCCGGGCTTTTTGCCAGCAGAAGGGGTTTGCGGCACATCTCCCAGATTCTTTCGGCCTGCGGCCTCAGTTGCACCTTTTCCGGAACTTCCAGGTCGAATCTGGCGAGCGCCTCGTTCCATTTGGGCTTCACCTTTCCTTCCAGAAGCCCCTGGCAGCTAACCGGGATCAGGCCGAAAAGTTTGAACTCGGCTTTTTGGGCGAGGAAATCCCCGACCGTGTTCGTGCAAAGCCGCCAGTCCGGCGTGACGGCGATTGACGAGATTGCCGAAAGGTCCGCGATAACGTCTGCAGTTTCGCGGATACCCGCCTTTTCCGCAGTGATGGAGCCCTTTAGCCTGGTTCCGATGGAAACCCGGTTGTCATCCACCGATATCGTCAAATCGCCCCGCCTTACATCGGCCCTCCATTTGGCGCTGACCGTCGCCACTTTTATGTCATCCTTGAAAACCCCGTCTATGGGCCAAATATCTGTCAGGCCGCCAGCCCCGGTGCCGATGCTTATCTGTTTGGAAACCACCCCGGACTCCCTGAACTTCTGTGGGACCTTGCTTTCCAGGAGAGCCTTTAAGACATCGATGGGGATGGAAATGGCCATGTTGGCCACGGAAGCCTGGGGCGGCGGAAGCGCCGGGGACTGAAATTCGCGCGGCCTTATAGGCTCGATGCTTTTGGCGCAGCCCGAAAGCGCCACTGCCAGAAAAATCGCAAGTATATGGAATAAATATGGATGACGGCCAAAATGCCGACGTTTTGAAAAATTTTTCATCACCTGCCTCCTTAACGAGGCCTTCATGGTAACGCCTATCGTGCATTCTTTCAACAACTGTGGCACGGTGTCCTGAAAGCATTCCACAGAAGGCAGGCACTCAAAAAAAATGCGGATCACCGGCGTGATTGCAGGTACCGATCGATCCGGTGGATTTGGAGGAAAGGAAAAACCGGCTTTCGGAAATTGCCAGCCGGTTTAACCTTTCTTAGTCACCCAGGGTATACGAAGATAGAACTGCCGCAGGGCATTGGGCCAGCCCTTACGATTCTCCCCCGCTTTCGGCCTGATCTCCCTTGATCTTGTTGGCGAAAAAGCCCGTGAGCACCGCCGCCAGACCCTCTATGGCCCCTCCGCCGCCCGAAGCCCCCCCCGCCTGAACCTGGGGCACTATGGAAATCTGGTTTTCCGCAAGGGTCCGTATGACGTTTATAAGGGCCGTGCCGTCGCGCCCCATCGCCTTCACCTGCTCCTCGTAGCCCTTGGCCTGGGCTAGCCCCGTGGCCTCCACCTCGGCGGCCTTGGCCCTGCCCGTCTCCCTTATGTAATAGGCCTCGCCGTCAGCCTGGGCAGTGCGCGCCCTCGCGTTGTTCTCGTTGACCTTTATTCCGATCTCAGAGCCTATCAGTTCCTTTTGCTTGTCGGCCCTGGCCCCGGAGCTTTCCCTGGCCACCCTTTCGTCCTCGGCGAGCTTTTCCTGCTTGTAGGTCTCTATCTGCTGCGCCGCAATTTCACGATCCTGCAAAACCTTCACGAGTTCAGCCGGAAAAACGACGTCCTGGATATATACGCCCCTGGTTTCAACCTCGTACTTGCCAAGATGCATGGTCACGTGCTCGGATGCCTGCCTCTGAACCTCTTGGCGGGTGGAGATGAAATCCACAGCAGCCAGGGTCTGGAGCTTATCCCTCATGTGGTTTCCCACGGCGGCCTGCAAGACCTCGTTCACAAGGTTTTGCATTGTTCCCACCATGGAGATTATCTTCGGGGCCTTGGTATCCGGCACGTGAATCTGGACCTGCAGATCGATCTTGAAAACAAAGCCCTCCTTGCTCTTGGCCTCGATCTGGGAAAGTTTGGAATCAAGGTTGTGCGCCGCAGATGTCGCCGCCGCCCAGTTTAAGGTAAGAATGGAAGTGGGGACTATCTCAACTTTGTAGCAGCGCGGATTGATGGGGAATTTGCCTGTTCTGAGCGGTTCCTGCCAGATTCCCCTGTGACCGGGGCGCACCAGGGAGCCGAACTTGAAATTTTCACCGGAGGTGTCCTTGGTGGCCTGGCCCACGTAGGATTTCACAACCGCAACCTGCCCCTGCTGGACCACTGTCATGGGCACAGTTTCCACCTTCACCAAAAAGGGATTCAAGGCATAGGCCCCGTACATCAAGACGTCGTATTGAAGCCCTATGCGGCCTCCGTTATCGAGAAAAGCCTGGAAATCCTGATAGTTGTTATGGAGATCGTTCTTGTTGCCCAAAAGAACCTCTATTAGCTGGGCGTCCGATTTTTCCTCCCTTTCCAGGGTTTCCATGTCATCGAAACCGCCCAGTCGGCCTGCGATATCCCCGGACGGCAGAGGATTTCCCTCGAACACGGTGACGATTCCTATAACGTCCGTCACCTCGCCGGGATTGCCGTCTTTCTGGGGTTCGATGACGGTGAGCCTGAATCGCGCCGGTTCTATTCCAAAGGCGTCCGGGCTTAGATGGCCGTCTCTGGAGGTCCCGGCCCTCAGTTCCTCGGAAATGGGCACTCCGTAAACGTTATCGGCTGTAACCACCAGGAAAGCCACCGGGTGTATGGGAATCGTTGAACCGGGGGAAAGGACCGGCCTTTGTATGCCTTTTTGGCCGCCGTTATTAATGAAGGTGTTGACGTTTCTGAAATCGCCGAACTCCCGCTTGTATTGGGCGGACTTGGCCCCGATGGGAAGCTCGGAGCCCACCTGGGCTATGACAACCCCTATCTGGCCTGCCGGGACCTGCACCCAGGGATGCTTTTCAACGGCGTACACCGGCCAGAGCATGAACCGGAGGCCCGGCATTAGAAGCTCGGCCTGATACCCCGCCTCGCCGTTGAACGCTATGGGGTTGTCTCCTTCCAGTTTTTTGACCGCCACGCGCTTAATGACGAGTCCTATCTCGTTTTCCCCGATGTTGTGAAGGGAGCGCGAGGTTATGATGTGGGCCGCAATGCAAAGAGCGGCAAAGCAGATCACTATTATGCCAAGCGGGGAAAACAGGAAGGAAAGGCTCATTTAGATTTCCTCTTCGTTAACCGGTTATAAGACACCATCCCGAAGATATTGAAACTCACCGTCAATGCCCGCGCGACAGCAGGTGATCAATCATTCGCGTCCTTGCATTATGCTTTCAGGACGAAAACGTCAGGACATACATACTTCTTGCCTGTTCCCGTGCCCGTTTGAACCGGCAAGAGCGCGGTAGCAATTTTGTTTCAAGATATCAGCGCCTACCATATTCGACATGTTTATCGCAACATTTTCAGCGTAAATCGTCTGGCGGGCTTCGAGGGAAGGCGGGGTGTGCTTGCTTTGGGGCGGACGGCTGGCAAGGCCTGACGTGTGACGATCTGTAAAGCGGGTCCTGATCCTTAAACAAAAGCGACGGATCAAAGCCTTATCCGTAATTCTTCCTGTTGCGCTCCATGCTTCTTCTTCCTTTCCTTCATTTTTTTTCATGACCATGAAACTTACATTTTCAGGAAGCCTGCTATTGGTTGCCGTAGCCGTTAAGTTGTGAGCATTCCGGGCACTGCCACTGGATGCCGTTGCAGCTTAGGGTCCAGAAATTCTCGTCCATGCAGGGCTGGCACATGGCGAACCCGCACCGGCAGGTCCAGCAGAAAAGGTATTCCTTTTTGCACAACTGGCAGACCCGGTTCCTGGCCCGCCTGCCGGGCCGCCCCTTTTCCGCCCTGACCGGCGAAACCTCGTCTTTTGGCCTGTTTTCGTCCATTCCGTCATCCTCCAAGCGCCCTGCCCTCCTGTTTGAGCCCTTCCGCATCGCGTTCTTGAGATTGCAGACAATAGATGATAGGAATTTTGGAATCAACCGCAAGTATTACGCACCCCAAAATAGCGAGCCCCAATTCATGCCCCAGTCATTTTACATCATAGACGGATCCGCCTTCATCCACCGGGCCTATCACGCGGTGCGCGGGCTTTCCACATCGAAGGGCTTTCCCACAAACGCGATTTTCGCCTATACCCGGATGCTCCTGGCGCTCATGCGCGACAAGCGCCCGGATTACGCCGTGGTGGTTTTCGACGCCAAAGGCCCCACGTTCCGGCACGAAATGTACGAGGCATACAAGGCCAACCGGCCGCCCATGGACCCGGAACTTGCCATGCAGGTCCCCTACGTGCGCACCATCACCGGGGCGCTTTCCATTCCATACATCGAACTCATAGGCTTCGAGGCCGACGATATCGCCGGAACCCTTGGGAAACAGGCCCTTGGCCACGGCCTTGACGTGGTTTACGTAACCGGCGACAAGGATTTTCTTCAGCTTGCCGCCCCCGGCGTTTCGATAATGGACCCCATGAAGGAGACCTTCAAGGATTACGGGACGATCAAATCCGAGCTTGGCTTCGAGCCCGCGCGTTTCCGGGACGTGCTGGCCCTTTGGGGGGACAGTTCCGACAACATTCCGGGCGTTCCGGGAATCGGCGAAAAAACCGCGATGGCGCTTATAAAGGAATTCGGAAGCCTTGAAGGTGTTTACGAAAACCTCGACAAGATCACCAAAAAGAAGCAGAAGGAAAACCTTGAATCAAGCCGGGAAAACGCGTTTTTGAGCCTTAAACTCGCAACCATCGATACCAATGTTCCGGTGGAGTTTTCGCGGCAATCCCACAAGCCG
Proteins encoded:
- a CDS encoding DUF262 domain-containing protein, with the translated sequence MQSDFLFENEKIDFTVEKGPNPTQASDDALNERYNAGAVRIVTEQARYPLPQIPQMVASSDYRLDPDFQRRHRWDNIKKSRLIESFIINVPIPPVFLYEVGYAKYEVMDGLQRLTTISDFYQSKLILAGLEEWPELNGRTYETLPEAVRRGVDRRYLSSVVLMRETASDPTEAQRLKQLVFERINSGGVSLSDQESRNAIFDGKMNRLCIKLSRTPALCRTWGIPEPDETELAGGEINEITRENDIFRRMDDVELVLRFFAYRQRLLNQDGPLKIFMDIYLQRANLFTEEVLSALEGLFRNTIDLACQLLGEEAFFLWRKRTTGWLWYRRPTTVVYDPLMFALSQFLDRSENLIAKKDEIVRAIRDLYETENSQFQGRYTNRENLRVRNDLFFKLFESILS
- a CDS encoding site-specific integrase — encoded protein: MRLFERNGIWYVQVRRGQKISLKTSDRKVAESAFRKMQKEALEGRLFQLDKSARIPLRQWGEEYLKSRGHLADGTLKKDRMVLGLLGDVIGHDIAIKAVTKAKLDEFVRACLARGVSKPGLNSYLRHIRACLNAAEEAGYLEKPVKTKMVREPSRYPGILSPEQIAQVIAYAEIHDPEMARIIRFAVWTGCRRVEIIGLRWEHVKGDLVHIIGKGDKERHVPLLSGALEAMGDVKHIGPVFWQVHPDVVTHHFKDIARACGMENVHFHNLRHSSATQMLSSGIPLHMVQEVLGHSSIATTQIYAKVLKETLTKEMQKLKW
- a CDS encoding DUF4403 family protein, with product MKNFSKRRHFGRHPYLFHILAIFLAVALSGCAKSIEPIRPREFQSPALPPPQASVANMAISIPIDVLKALLESKVPQKFRESGVVSKQISIGTGAGGLTDIWPIDGVFKDDIKVATVSAKWRADVRRGDLTISVDDNRVSIGTRLKGSITAEKAGIRETADVIADLSAISSIAVTPDWRLCTNTVGDFLAQKAEFKLFGLIPVSCQGLLEGKVKPKWNEALARFDLEVPEKVQLRPQAERIWEMCRKPLLLAKSPETWLVITPNHFSYSGFGQDGDAVRILVGLNALVSTFVGPCPADREVGPLPPLQKGEVKPGFVINAPVKLHYGQAREIAGKVLVGRKYKVKKNVTVTLSGIDIYGNGPALVVRADFLARSPGMAFDTKGSVFLTGKLRFSPETYRLWVEELDYDLDTYNLLVKTADYLLHDDFVKSIQGELNWDIRAEVAKRLSMLNRHLVNLRIKDGIALSAQLDQADITYLATASDGILATVAFKGKSSLTFSALPQ